AGGATGACCGAGACCGCCGTCAGGGCGTCATAGCCGACGGCGATCAGGGCGGCGATGATCAGGGGGTAGAAAGCCAGCGACTCCTCGGCCATGCCGTACGACGTGCCGCCGGCGGCGAAAACGACCATCAAGATCGTGATCTACAGCTTGCCCTTGCTGCCCAGCGACCGCACGACGGTGTTGATACCAGCATCGATCGACCCGGTCTTCATCGTCACGCCCAAGAACCCGCCGATCAGCAGGATGAACAGAGCGACGTCGATGGCGCCCTACAGGGCGCCAGAGTTGTAGACGTTGATGTAGCCGGTGTCATCCTGGATACCGTACATGCCGTTGATCGGGGCCAGGATGGCGTCGCGCAGCCGCTGCGGATTGGGATCCACGGTGTGATAGGTCCCGGGTATGGGAGCGCCATCCGCATCGACGTCGTACGACCCTGCCGGGATCACAAACGTCAGGATGGCCACCACAACGATCAGCAGCGCCAGGATGGTGAAGGCCGAAGGGAAGTGGAAACTGCGCTTCTTGGTCGGGCTGGAAGTTTCAGCGGTCATCTACTCCTCCAGAATTGTGGTCCGGGCCTGGCGACGGCCACCGGGGCTCGCGCTGCAGGCCTTCGGATCATGGTTACTCCCCTTTGGATCGTATGGGGAGCACCCTCTGCGGGGGAGGGGGTCTCGCAGAGATCAACCGATAATAGGGTCAGGTCCGTGTCGTACAGGTGCTGGAGCAGGGAAATCAGCGCCGTCTGGTCTGGGAAGACACCTCGGATTTCCGTGGCTTGGCATCCAACCCGTGGCAGGGTTTCGGCCGATAGGCCGCCGCCGTTCATGTCCCGCAGGCCTTGGGGGACGGCGCCTCGGACTCGAACTGCGGTAGTTTGCCGGCTCGGACGAACGAAAGGGCAAGGAAGTCTCAGGCATCGCCCTCTTCCTAAAGGCAACGGGAGATGCCTAAGTGTACCAGAGCGATTAGGCCCGCCGGTCATCCTACCAAAGGTATCAACCCCCCGCCCCAGGGTCCATCGACACAGTCGGCTGCGGACCCCTGTCCACGGGGTTTTTGGGCGTTATGGCCACCCGATTCTAACTCAAGTTTCGGGGCGTCCGGAGCTCTGTCTCGGCTCGCCTCGCTGGCGCGGGAGCCCAACGGAGCTGCTATTGGGTGGAGCAGTCTCTGTGTCGGTGGCGAAGCACCGGTCGCCCCAGGGCCAAAGGGACCAGGGAGGCTCCTAACGCGGTCGCCCAGGCCCAAGCCGAACGGGCAGGCACAAGCTGGGCCTGCCCGTTCGGCAGATTGGGCGCTGGGTCTCCAATGGTCACAGGTTCTTCTTCGAAGCCTAGCCTCCGAAGGAGCCCATGATGACGGAGCTAGCCTTGTCCGAGTTCTTTACGGCTTGGCGGCAGGCGGCGGGGCGGCAGGCGGAGCAGTCGAGCCCGGCACCCCGGCCGGAATCCGGTGGCGGTTGGAGGCACCGGCGGCGCCGACGCTGGCGAGGTCCAGGACGACGGCCAGGCCCAGCCACAGATAGTCGAGCCCGCTGACCCGGCCGACGCCTTGAACGAGGATCAGCCACATCAGCGTTGTGAACGGCAGGAACAGGAACCCGAGACACGGCATGATCCACCCACCGAAGGCGGCATTAAAGGCGAGCGGACGGCCGATCCAGGCGAAGAGCAGGAAGAAGCGCGAGAAGCCGGCGACGGCGCCGGTCAGACAACCTGAGGTGCTGGTGTTGGTACTGGTGCTCATTGCATCTCCTCCGTAGGGTTGAATGGCTTAGGGAAACAGCATTCGACGATTGGGTACGGGAATCTGCGTCCTCCTTCCTCACCCCATCCGCCAGAAGGCAGCTGGGTCAAAGCGCTGACGGGGCCTGGCTAGGTCTCGGGGCCCTGAGAGCTTGCGTCTCGCTGTTCGAACCGGCGCGTCCGCACGACGCGCAGGCGGTCCAACAGCGCCAGCAGGATGCTGACGCCGTTGATCACGTAGATGATCGTGAATAGCTTGGCGATCGGTGTGGTTGGGACCAGGTCGCCGTAGCCCACCGTCGCCAGGGTGATCACGCTGAAATACAGCGCGTCGAACAGGCTCCACCC
Above is a window of Anaerolineales bacterium DNA encoding:
- a CDS encoding potassium channel family protein, with the protein product MRPLRNMFLVDVIQDRGSRSILLWAAGALLMGMLVYHWLEGWSLFDALYFSVITLATVGYGDLVPTTPIAKLFTIIYVINGVSILLALLDRLRVVRTRRFEQRDASSQGPET